One Salvia miltiorrhiza cultivar Shanhuang (shh) chromosome 6, IMPLAD_Smil_shh, whole genome shotgun sequence genomic window, cacattcttttcagaatgtcccacatctcctttgctgttccacacttgatgatcttcatgacatacttgtcgggaacggtgccggagatgatgcttttggcgaggttgtctaactcatcttgcttcctttcttctgtggtgaagtctgcctttgacttagGCTGTAcatcatcgtaaggatcctgttggagttcagcaggaacccttttgatagTTTctgtgatggtgattggtccgttggtgatgacttcccacattctgcaatgttgggcggtgaggaagctttcaagccgaaacttccatatgtcgtatttttcaatactaaacataggtagagaggataatctgctgtggttagtctccatcaaaaaagagagaacagataacagcagatagagcaaatagcaagcacgaAAAGAAGGAgtaaactttttcgagacctttaagaaaaaggatctagttcaaatagaacctagtcagatacagatagttcttgcgaacaacctgctctgataccaattgttaggtccggggggtctcgaataggtgtatggggggggaatacacctataggctatttttacaacaatctaccgaccttaatcagagggatctcagtcagagattaaagcgaaactttacatgcaaacaagacacctgttttaccgaaattagttttgaccaacagggttgacgactgatactgaaagctcttcagtaaagagttatcagttaagtcactggaacttaactgatccacgtaagggcttcagtcgtgtttgcaaagatagagatgatatcactcttccttactatcagaggatagttcagtcagattgatatcatacgcagcggaaattaaacttagtttcgaatagcctcggtggagcagatagttggattaaggtttctctttcctgttagtcagtgttcagttttatcaattgaaatcgcACAAGtattgaatgtaaaactgaaagctgtaaataacacagagacttttatgtggttcggaaaaaccctttcctacatctacggctggttgatcagaccaacaatccactccgcaagtgcttgcctggtgcactgcaaaccgtacccgtgtgcttgcctggtgcacacaaccgtaaactgaagataaactctcttcagcacccacacacctcgcgtatgatttccctgctaagcacacctcgtgctcagacttcccactcagagttcagagtaccttcctgaactccgaatcactcaaacactcataTGGatgagaggtttaaacgagtgccaactatacttacaaagaacaagttctttgaagcaagtttgacctttggcttctgggtaaacagatatatgcctagggtctaagagaatgtatgtaatcagtagagactgattttggctttggaattctcttcttcgattcaagctttgggcggtttaagctttaggctgagtagcaatttcggcagagcttcagcttatgtcgttgaatcggtgaagattgaagtgatcctcgagcgctatttgtaggagaactcttgaatagatccgttggcataaatcgtcctcaagatttctttcgttggagagcaattcgaatttgggctgaggcttcaatcttggaggttccttgtctgtgtggaaacggctctctttgatggacaggagaagtgacatctctgaaaagtaaccaccagataggaatggcctctgcagagataagatattgtgatatctctgcatttaatgcggctgtacttgtgcgtacgtggcttcctctgaacgttggaagatcagtcctaggaggaatgtccaactgatacttgactttagtatcagtccattgcgcgcattaaataatcagtcttcaactgattcttcagttggtaactccagtcttcagtcttcagtcttcgacaccgcaactaaactagaaacgaactctaacacttgagttcaaaatgattctagtctattacaaataagtcctatgatttttggtatcatcaaaacaagggttaggatattccataagGTTCCCAACAAACTTAATCATTTGAATAAATATTACTCCTATAATAAGCTGTTAGTTGTCGTAGTATCCAAATTGCAACTTCTTTTCTTCTAAAAATtccaaaatctccaacataTCTTCAGCTTAATTGCATTTCCTCAATCAGTCTAGTGTCGGTAGAAGTAGATGGATGGTGTGCAAATGATGTACATCCACAAATAATTCAAGTTACCCAATAAATCTTATAGAAGTAACGACAACCTTCATTTAATTCAGAGTGTGCTCTATTACAAAAAATCCAAGAACAATTAAGTCATATGATCATCCTTGAATGACCAACACTACCACCTCCACTCCACCTACATTTTCAAAACTCAAGATTCCTAGCCTGAAAACTTCTCTGCAGATGCTCCATTAGCATGATCGCTCCACTTGAATAGCAGCTACCTCTACCCTCCGATGACCCCGTGCCAATGCACAACGTCGGTGTGATCGCACCAGAACTCATCACCTCCATTTCCAGCAGCATCGCGCTGCGCCACTCCTCAATATACGCAGCAACATGATCCGGATTCAACCCCGCAGGCAGATCGCGATCCACTAGAAAATTGAGCATCTCTTCACTCCTTCCCAAGAGTAGAGCAGCCTCACGCACGCTCCTCTCCCTCTCCTTAATCGCTTTGAGGCGACACTTCTTGTCTATCACCCGCCCTAAATTGCTGAGGCACGCCGCCAAAATGTCTCCAATCATTCTACTTAACCGAACAAACAGCTCCTCATCCGCCACCACGTTCTCCTCATCACAGCCGTCCAAAATCATGCTGCTGATCCTGTACATTGAGTTCGCGGCGATGATCTCGGGCTTCCAGTTCTGAGGGTTGAACATGGGGCAATCAGGCACGTCTGTTTTCAAAGCAGACGCGATTTTTTCACTTTCACACGCTAGCTTCTGCAGTGCGTGTTGGGAGTTAGGACTGCTACAAGAGATCTCAACGAGGTCGATTTCTTGCCATTTTCGGAATAGCTCGACTCTCAACCAGAAATCAGCAGCTTTCCTTATGTTCTTCCACTCGTCGTTCGCGTAGAAGCTCTCTACCACAAACTTGACGAAGAAGAGACCGTCTCTTACATCCTCCACCAGCTGATCGACCTTGCTTTTCTCGACGTGAGGGAGCGCGGCTGCAATGCTTGTGAGAGTAACCACAGTGAGAGACCAGCAGTTCTTCGGCTCCTTTCCGTGGATGCTTGCAACTCCAAGGCTGTCGAATTCAACCACGCCTTTGAAGCTTGAATCGCGCAAGAAATTAATCAAGCTACAAGGCTTCTGCCTTCTAGAAGCTTCTAGAACTTTATCGACCTCTTTTGGAATGCTTTGCAGCATGTAGTCAGGCAAATCCGCATCCCCCTCAAGGCGCAGAGAATGAGGCCTCACGCTTTGCAGGAAGTCGCGGCCTACTCGTCTCGCACTTAAATCCACATAAGAACTCAAAATCATTTGGATAATGTTGATGACGGCGCCCGCTATGCAGCATGAGATTGTTggaaatccttgacatcatctaatgatacgcagcagAAATAACAGTCAAGGAAAAGATCTAGATTTTCAATTGATTCATGTGTAGATATTACAAACACACAACAGttagaataacttacttgttgtgtagcaaacaatcttgtagcaattcttctagcaatcctgcagttgaatccactactatgATATCCATGCATATtgcagattcgatgcaggaacaattcccgatgcacaattcaatcttcgaaagctaggaaatctccgattgaattctatagtgctctaagtgttttctctcttgtgATTTTACGTATCTCACGTGTGTTCATCTCTCatacaaaagaaatatattcctaTTCTTATAGGAATAAGACACGCCTGTAAACCCTAGGTTAAACAGGCCGGGCTTTTCTTTtgtctccaattaattaatccaatagtcaaactatttgctaattaattaaagcttattagaatatatcaaatatatcctaatctagtccatatatctttcaatctcccacttggactagcattagattaaacaccaagcactaTCTTTGCACCCATgagcgaatcaacaatacatACAAAGTGTGACCCAataggcctccattatcgtcgataatcaaattaaagctacacaaaactcctagactgcgttgtgtagcgaactcgatatatgaagaacgtttacgtggattcTGTAAACAAAACCTTTATGTGAAGATATAGTAACATCCTttcattcacgaaccactcgatAGAGCCTAGAATTTGCCATTGTGTCTTTCTAATAGCTCTATCaatttatctcatctttattaaatgaccCATATCGATCATGTTCAACCTTTTAAAGTTCGAACATATCAACTGCACTGACCAGTGACTTAATGGTCAAGTAATATAGAGAAACTGAGTGTTCTTCTCGAAATGTTGATCGAGAAATGAATCTCATCTTGGCACAACTACCACGTTCCCTTATATCCCGATAtacccaacacaagccgtatctacccctttggttggagtgcaagcattgtacttggtcaaagTATACCATTCAATAAGTAAGATAAGCATTGCCCTCAAGTCAAAAGACTGTCACAATCTCCACACACCAATAATCATAGACACCAAAACAAATGATATATTGGTAGGGTATGCCAATACTCTCTAAAGTATCCATGCATCTATCACGAGTATCTAATATCTCATAGTCGTGAGAACAACTACATTCTCTAAGAATGTGATACAGATCTCATGCCAACTTATAACATATCATCAATATCCCAATCTTGATGATCCTTAGTTGGGGCTCTTTAAGAGTTATACTCTATTGCTAACCTCCCACTAAATTAGCAACAGTATTAACTCATGGGAACATTTAATTGAATGGGAACAAATAATCAAAGTAATCAATCAAATAAATGCATAATGCCATTAGTGACATCAAATGTCATAAATGTGATCAAGTAATAAGTCTCAACACAAATTATTTCTAGACATATTACTTTTACTCCCACTGACTAAAGCCAGTCTCAATGATATCCAATGCCCAAACACTCAAAGTGCTTGTTATGATTCATAATGACTAACAACTTGGTCAAAAGGATTAGCTATGTCCTCTTATGTGGGAACTTGCTCTAACATAATCTCTTATTTCTAATATCTCTTAAAATCTGCCAACGATGCTAAGCACACAAACTACACCTTGTGTAGTGAAAATCATGACATTCATGACCATCCTATTGCCTTAGCGTTAGGTTCATCTTTTGTGCGTTAAATCTCATTGTCATTAGAAGGACAATCATTCCTTGACAAAATGATGCCATATTCCATTGGTAGATGTCCTTTCGGACTTCTTCATGGAGTATCGCCTTAACATCTTGTTTATGTAAGTGGATTTTGATAGTCTAACAGTCTATTAGCTCAAACTCAATAGATCTGGATCCCAAGGATAGAATAGGCTTTACTCAAATCCTTCACCATGAAGGAAATTAACAACTAGTCTTTCATGGATTGCATCATGagtacaataattttcattttcaatatgtcataaataaatgatgatgaaaattgtgTTCTCATTCTTGTGTTTCCTATAAACACAATACTTTATTTGCTTTTGAccaaaatcaaacgatttgatTTCTTTGTCAAAACATTTATGTTCCATATTCTAGAAGCTTGTTTTAGTTCATAACAACAAGTAAAATCTCAATGGACTTTACTTTTGCAATTGACGAAAAGATCATAATTCATGCTCTCGCACTGACTATAATCTTTTGTCACTAACCTAGCCTTGCAGGTTTGCACATTGTCATTAACACCAAATGGATATTACCCCAGATGATGACTCAGTTAAGGTCTAACCAATCCATTTCAAATTTTATGGCTTCTTGCCACTTCTAAGAATATATGACCATCATGGAACCTATGACTATCATAGTTTCGCATAAGTTCTAAGATCATAACCAATTTTAAATTCTTTCACGTATTGATCTTAGACCAATAGATTAATTCTTCGACTGGTTTATGTTCTCTAGAACTTATACGACGTTGCATTTGTGCAGGCTCTTTGTTATTCTGAACTTGAGGAAGTTGATTCGCTATATCATGATGAAGAatcttcgacatccaagttATATCTCCCCCCGTATTGAAGAATCTTGCATTTCTGCATAATCTTCAATACTGCTCTTATTGGATGTAGATGACGCTCTAAGTAGTGCATCAGTACCAATGAGATCAAGTAAAGCTCCCACTAAAATCTTGTTTAGACTATCTAACAAGTTTTCTTCCTCAAAGTTGACTTTGTGGCTCTCAAATCATGTCAAGATCTAAGTCATAACGATCTTGTTCTCTATAGACCAAGTCTTTTCAAGAAACATCGCAATCCTAAAACTGAGAACTTATATTTTCCAAGAAAATAGTAGTATTCTCGTGTTTTCTTCGGATATCCCACAAAGTAACACTTCTCACTTTTGATTTCAACTAATCAGTAAGCATTTTCTCTACATATGTATTGTAACCCAAGGTTCACACATGTGTAAACTATGCTTCTTTCAATACCACATTCATATGATATTTACTCAACTAATTCAAGTGGAACTTGGTTCAGAATATAAACAAGGCATGGTCCCAAAGATACACCAGAAGTTTTGAAAGGCTCATTATGGATCGAACTATATCTAATGAAGTTCGATTTCTCCTTTTGGATGTCAAACTCAAATGAGGTATCCCTAGAGGGGTCCATTGTGGATGGATTCCATATGACTTCAAGCAATCGACGAACACATGGCTTAAATATTTCTTTCTCGATCTAATCTTAGAGATTAAATACTTCTCCAAGTTATTTCTTgacttctaacttaaactccATAGATTTCTCAAAGTTTCTGATTTGTGTTTCATAAGATACACATTTCCATACCTTAAGAAATCGTCTGTGAAAGTTGTGAAGTACGAAAATCCACTTTGTGCTTGAGTTGGAAACGGTCCACATATCACTATGTGAATCAACTCAAGTACTTCTTTAGCTTGTATTCTTTTCCTAGAAGGTGGCTCGTTggtcattttaaccttgagatgtGATTTCACAAGCACTTTAAGACTTTACGTTAAAAGGTGTGagatagtctaactttctcAATCTTGTTATTCATTTCTCATTAAGTGACCAAGCCTATATGCCAAAGTTAAGTCGGACTATTCGCATTGCTTGTGATAGTTTATTTTACACACTGAGGATATTTTGTTCGCATTGAGCAAATACAAAGTATTCTTAAGTGAAATATTTTCATCTCCATTAAGCAAAGTAGAATAAATTCTATAAgcaaaatggaaagaaaaactTCAATGTCTAACACGAGAATGGAAATTATATTCCTCGTAATTCCAAGAACAAAATAACATGTCTACAAACCCAAAGACAGATCAAATCCATAAGACCTTATGCATTTAGCAGCAATTATTGCTCAAAACAAATGCGCAAGTCAGATTTCTTTGGTCTCACTCTCTTGTTTTTAGTTAGACAATACACATTTTAACAAATGTGTGAACTATAACTCGTATCTAATACCCAGGAGTATGAGTTGTTACATGTTCACCTCAATGAAAAATATACCAAATTTTGCTATCAAAACATCCAATGTTTTGAACATCAAGCAGTATCCCTTCCAGTGTCATTTTCTTgacaaaaaatatttcatctttGGGTAACTTCTGCTTCTTTTGGTTTCCACCTTAGGATGCAAAATTTAGTTCTTTGATCATTCTTCtaccttttctttcttttgggtTAGAATTGGCAGAAAAATTAGTCATAAGAACTTATTTGTCCTTAATGGAAGACGATTCAAAATCGTTCTTAACATGTCATGAAACTCATGGCAGTGTCACTGTCGTATTGTTCATTTTGAATTCACTATGAAGTTCACAAATGAGACAGATCATTACTGCAAGATTAAGTTGATTGAGACAAATATCGAATAGTCTCGTTCCAATCGTGGCCAACCTCTCAATTAACTCAATCTTTTTCAAGACATCCATAGAGACCTTGTCTACTCCATGTAGATTAACCATGAAGAGATCCATAAGTATCTTATACTTTATGGTCTTAGCTTCTAAAGCATTAACACTCTTCAGGTGCATCAACATCTCAAACGAAAACATATGATCACATTGTTTATGCAGTTCTAAACTCATAGACACAATCATGACATATTTAGAGAAGTTACATCATCCATATGTTTCTTATAACTTTTTAATgtcaaacattttgaaagtttctaaAGTCGCATTAAGGATGATGTGGATTGATTTCTCTAAGACATAATCAATCCTATCTAGCCTTAGCACCAAACGCAAATTGTGCGGTCAATCCAGAAAGTTTGACCTAGTCAATTTACCGTATCCAACAAACATATCTATACAGTTGCAGATAAAATAgagataaaagaaagcagtaaaaggaatcaaattaatcaaataagatcacatttattttactaatcaaaCAAGGCATTTTTGTTTTGATTAGCTCCCACTAATTTTAACATATCTTATGCCCCCAACATAAAATACGGatttataatcaatataaatcttagtggtccaagatccaagtcaatattatgcagctctgctttgctgatgactacaataatatcacttagtaggcctctaagccaattgcaacaaTAATTTGCAACTCTTGGttgattaatctaattaatctgcgtccttaaatcattcttggtcgctttgcgttccaaaataatttaagtaagtcaaccccatcacacggtgccaacctatgaatgagccttggccttgtagattagagcatacaattttatgtaaatactcttgatcgaaaaggatgggttgctcagacaattatgatggacgacgcgttttgtgctcacacaaagacttatatttaatgGGGATTTAACATGTGATACtaattgattatatttaatatccaatattaaatagcaacacaattactgggtgccgcctacccaggcaTACGAAATGCGGATCACACATattgggtgccgcctacccataCATAGTAACGCGGACTACATATAGtgggcgccgcctacccaagGATAAAAGCGGTCTCTAACtactatagttaaataataagcacaaaatcaaatagcatgcttatcacaaaacaacatagaatctctacgaataaaatccattaatccaattaaattttattctccaattaaaatatgagtTAATCAATTCgtattaattccaaattaatgcaacattattatttcaaaaaataataatttcatatattaattcaaaattaatataataactcatcaaatattattatttcaaaagtaATAATAATCCATGATTTAAATCCAATTAATGAATTAGTCAATTTGTatcaattccaaattaatataaatatacattcaatattattatttcaaaataataatactaaataaaattcattaatctaattaatttatattaattccaaattaatataaacacacaatgattattattatttctaaaataatagtaatcaagatttattaatctaattaataaacttaattctgaaattgggattaatattattaattctaaattaataacaaatttttatttattttttaataaaactgtTACAACCCTCGATGGgctgtaattaaataaatttcgcAGACCCAGCTAAAGCCATTCAGTAGCAGCCCAACTAATAGAGCTGACAAGCCTAGCCCAAGGCCCAAACAT contains:
- the LOC130990782 gene encoding uncharacterized protein LOC130990782, with product MILSSYVDLSARRVGRDFLQSVRPHSLRLEGDADLPDYMLQSIPKEVDKVLEASRRQKPCSLINFLRDSSFKGVVEFDSLGVASIHGKEPKNCWSLTVVTLTSIAAALPHVEKSKVDQLVEDVRDGLFFVKFVVESFYANDEWKNIRKAADFWLRVELFRKWQEIDLVEISCSSPNSQHALQKLACESEKIASALKTDVPDCPMFNPQNWKPEIIAANSMYRISSMILDGCDEENVVADEELFVRLSRMIGDILAACLSNLGRVIDKKCRLKAIKERERSVREAALLLGRSEEMLNFLVDRDLPAGLNPDHVAAYIEEWRSAMLLEMEVMSSGAITPTLCIGTGSSEGRGSCYSSGAIMLMEHLQRSFQARNLEF